The proteins below come from a single Iocasia fonsfrigidae genomic window:
- a CDS encoding TRAP transporter small permease, translating into MINKIVKFMERAELFLGVVFLSTFFITILIQIFARYLGIAAIWTEEVANYSFIWSVFMGASVMIKRKSHFRFSLLLEKLEGKARIYLNIIINIILLLFNISVFYYGIIATKSFWNYRWVALPDFKMGYVFLCLPIMGITMAFYVLADIIKNVQAIRKGGQ; encoded by the coding sequence GTGATAAATAAAATTGTGAAATTCATGGAAAGGGCAGAGTTATTCCTTGGGGTAGTATTTTTAAGCACTTTTTTTATTACTATATTAATACAAATTTTTGCCCGGTATCTTGGAATTGCAGCAATCTGGACCGAGGAGGTAGCCAATTATTCGTTTATCTGGTCAGTCTTTATGGGAGCTTCTGTTATGATCAAAAGAAAGAGTCATTTTAGATTTAGTTTACTGTTGGAAAAACTAGAGGGAAAAGCAAGAATCTATCTTAATATAATTATCAATATTATTTTACTACTCTTTAATATATCTGTATTTTATTATGGGATTATAGCAACAAAAAGCTTCTGGAATTACCGTTGGGTTGCTTTACCTGACTTTAAAATGGGTTATGTCTTCCTTTGCCTACCGATCATGGGAATTACTATGGCTTTTTATGTTCTGGCAGATATAATAAAAAATGTTCAGGCTATTAGAAAAGGGGGTCAATAA
- a CDS encoding TRAP transporter substrate-binding protein produces the protein MINKRFALLLIVVLAVMTFTNSVGAKGNLKIVAAHNQTSPENPYQIGLLSFKKVVEELSAGSIQVDVHAGTLGTSEAELVEKLKLRAADVVLVSPGFMTKTGIGEIQLFALPYLFDSYEHWETVVDGKVGEEMARIVNEKSYNDFKLIGYWSAGVRHYYGKKPIQSMADLDGMKIRTQTSGVVANFWKKTGAIPTAVAWGELYQALQQNVVDAAENAYPYFVQQNHHKTSNGKYITETGHDYTTRFLLINGHKFDSLTKEQQNIILTAARECVITERAELYRQEKAYKKLAIDEGAFVNEIDREPFIELAKPLQDEAAEEIGVKDLLNQIRNLK, from the coding sequence ATGATTAATAAAAGATTTGCTTTATTGTTAATTGTAGTATTAGCTGTTATGACTTTTACAAATAGTGTTGGTGCGAAAGGAAATTTGAAGATTGTTGCTGCTCATAATCAGACATCCCCTGAAAATCCTTATCAAATAGGGTTGTTGAGCTTTAAAAAAGTAGTGGAAGAATTATCTGCTGGAAGTATTCAGGTTGATGTTCATGCAGGAACGCTTGGTACTAGTGAGGCTGAATTAGTTGAAAAATTGAAACTGCGGGCTGCTGATGTTGTACTGGTTTCTCCTGGGTTTATGACTAAAACTGGTATCGGTGAGATACAATTATTTGCCCTGCCATATTTATTTGATAGCTATGAACACTGGGAGACAGTAGTTGATGGAAAAGTTGGAGAAGAAATGGCCAGGATTGTTAATGAAAAATCATACAATGACTTTAAACTTATTGGTTATTGGTCAGCAGGTGTCAGGCATTATTACGGTAAAAAGCCTATACAGTCAATGGCTGACCTAGATGGAATGAAGATAAGAACACAGACTTCAGGTGTTGTAGCAAACTTCTGGAAGAAAACAGGTGCTATACCTACTGCAGTAGCCTGGGGAGAACTCTACCAGGCCTTACAGCAAAACGTAGTAGATGCTGCTGAAAATGCCTATCCATATTTTGTCCAGCAGAATCACCACAAAACATCAAATGGTAAATACATAACAGAGACCGGGCATGATTACACTACCAGATTCTTATTAATCAATGGACATAAGTTTGACTCCTTAACAAAAGAACAGCAGAATATTATTCTAACAGCAGCCCGGGAGTGTGTTATAACAGAAAGAGCAGAGTTATATAGACAGGAAAAGGCATATAAAAAGCTTGCCATTGATGAAGGGGCCTTTGTAAATGAAATAGATAGAGAGCCATTTATAGAATTAGCTAAGCCTTTACAGGATGAAGCAGCAGAAGAAATAGGTGTTAAGGATTTACTCAATCAAATTAGAAATCTAAAATAA
- a CDS encoding TetR/AcrR family transcriptional regulator has protein sequence MLRISKDPAERKNEIIDAAERLFMEDGFDNTTVGDIVNEVGIAKGTFYYHFATKESIIVAIVERRLNKGQKKAETVLNDKELNAVEKMERVMKILFLKAPEDKKIFHYFDLDSNAKIHQKRDELFHKIFKDIILQIVEEGVQDELFKCEYYQEITEIIFIGIDRFMHINLKNFQNKGVFNEKIKAIEELLERVLGLDKGVLKILESI, from the coding sequence TTGCTTAGAATATCTAAAGACCCGGCAGAGAGAAAGAATGAAATCATTGATGCAGCAGAGAGGTTATTTATGGAAGATGGTTTTGATAATACTACAGTAGGTGATATTGTTAATGAGGTTGGGATAGCTAAAGGGACATTTTATTATCATTTTGCCACAAAAGAAAGCATTATTGTTGCTATTGTTGAAAGGAGATTGAATAAAGGCCAAAAAAAGGCAGAGACAGTACTAAATGATAAAGAGCTGAATGCGGTAGAAAAAATGGAAAGGGTAATGAAGATTTTATTTCTTAAGGCACCTGAGGATAAAAAGATTTTTCATTACTTTGATTTGGATAGTAATGCAAAAATACATCAAAAAAGGGATGAATTATTTCATAAGATATTTAAAGATATTATACTACAGATTGTTGAGGAAGGTGTTCAGGATGAACTTTTTAAATGCGAATATTATCAGGAAATAACAGAGATTATTTTTATTGGTATAGATAGGTTCATGCATATTAACCTTAAAAATTTCCAGAATAAAGGGGTTTTTAACGAAAAAATAAAGGCTATTGAAGAACTTTTAGAAAGGGTACTGGGACTTGATAAAGGGGTCTTGAAGATTTTAGAAAGCATCTAA
- a CDS encoding flavodoxin family protein, which translates to MSILVLNGLNGINNIYNNIVKKLVTGMKGRPGLEVIDLKDKEIAPCRGCFACWVKTPGICIIDDEGREIAKKVINSELLILLTPVIFGGVSSTLKRGIDRLIPNLLPHFRKTNGEIHHKARYEKYPELMAVGLLEKKDDEVEGIFSQLLARMAINMYSPVHKTFFLYTNDSAEDLDKAVNRICLEVGGRSE; encoded by the coding sequence ATGAGTATACTTGTTTTAAATGGTTTAAATGGAATAAACAATATTTATAATAATATTGTGAAGAAATTGGTAACTGGAATGAAAGGTAGGCCTGGACTGGAGGTTATTGACTTGAAAGATAAGGAGATAGCGCCCTGCAGGGGATGTTTTGCCTGCTGGGTAAAAACACCGGGAATCTGTATAATTGATGATGAAGGAAGGGAGATAGCCAAAAAAGTTATAAATAGTGAGCTGCTTATATTATTAACACCGGTTATATTTGGCGGGGTTTCATCTACTTTAAAAAGGGGCATTGATAGACTAATTCCTAATCTTTTACCTCATTTTAGAAAAACAAATGGTGAAATACATCATAAGGCAAGATATGAAAAATACCCTGAACTTATGGCAGTTGGTTTGTTAGAAAAAAAGGATGATGAGGTTGAAGGAATCTTTAGTCAGTTGCTTGCCCGTATGGCTATTAATATGTACTCACCTGTACATAAGACTTTCTTTTTATATACTAATGACTCAGCAGAAGACCTAGATAAGGCTGTAAATAGAATTTGTCTGGAAGTAGGTGGGAGAAGTGAATAA
- a CDS encoding helix-turn-helix transcriptional regulator — protein MRVYRLLAIIMILLNKNRVSASKLAEKFEVSSRTIYRDIESICQAGIPIVSHQGVDGGFSILDNYKIDKNLFTAEEMAAILTALEGLDSTISDNSIKYTAEKIKTLFPENLELCNNQQIIMDLNPWGRNKELKKKLELIKQAIKNSQTLTIDYINARQEISKREIEAITLVLKGTTWYLYSFCRLRKDYRIFRLSRIIDLSLNNDFFEKIHKDFSEYENENAWYNPGKEVHLELLFKAEALLYIQDFFAKDQIEKQADGSYLVKISYPEDNWVYGFILSFGDMVKVLTPPHIQKIIKQKAEEIYKLYN, from the coding sequence ATGCGTGTTTACAGATTACTAGCCATAATTATGATTTTACTCAATAAAAATAGGGTAAGTGCCAGTAAACTGGCCGAAAAATTTGAGGTCTCTTCCCGTACAATTTATCGAGATATAGAATCTATCTGTCAGGCTGGTATCCCTATTGTTTCACATCAAGGGGTTGATGGTGGTTTTTCTATACTGGATAATTATAAAATAGATAAAAACCTCTTTACTGCAGAAGAAATGGCTGCTATTTTAACCGCCCTGGAAGGCCTAGATTCTACTATTAGTGACAATTCTATTAAATACACTGCAGAAAAAATTAAGACACTTTTTCCTGAAAATCTTGAGCTATGTAATAATCAACAAATAATCATGGATCTCAACCCCTGGGGAAGAAATAAAGAATTGAAAAAGAAACTAGAGCTTATTAAACAGGCAATTAAAAACTCACAAACCCTGACTATTGATTATATTAATGCCAGGCAGGAAATCTCCAAGAGAGAAATAGAAGCTATTACTCTGGTATTAAAGGGTACTACCTGGTATCTTTACTCCTTCTGCCGCTTACGTAAGGATTATCGTATATTTCGCTTGTCCAGGATTATTGATTTATCTCTAAACAATGATTTTTTTGAAAAAATACATAAGGATTTTAGCGAATATGAAAATGAAAACGCCTGGTATAATCCCGGAAAAGAAGTCCATCTAGAATTACTCTTTAAAGCAGAAGCACTTTTATATATTCAAGATTTTTTTGCTAAAGATCAAATAGAAAAACAGGCTGACGGTTCATATCTGGTCAAAATAAGCTACCCTGAAGACAACTGGGTATATGGGTTTATTTTAAGTTTTGGAGATATGGTAAAGGTCTTAACCCCCCCTCATATTCAAAAGATTATTAAGCAAAAAGCTGAAGAAATCTATAAATTATATAACTAA
- a CDS encoding zinc ribbon domain-containing protein — translation MDMKYCLSCGMPLSPEISHQKTDKYCQYCTDENGSLKSREECQAGIAQWLQSITPEDKEANYMKRADHYLKSMPAWQNKI, via the coding sequence ATGGATATGAAATATTGTTTATCCTGTGGGATGCCTCTTTCCCCGGAAATCTCACATCAAAAAACAGACAAGTACTGCCAATACTGTACAGACGAAAATGGGAGTTTAAAATCCAGAGAAGAGTGCCAGGCCGGTATTGCACAGTGGTTGCAGAGCATCACCCCTGAGGATAAAGAAGCTAACTATATGAAAAGAGCAGACCATTATTTAAAATCTATGCCTGCCTGGCAGAATAAGATTTAA
- a CDS encoding nitroreductase family protein has product MRKDFYLAVQNRRSYYGIGKEKVVSEKKIEEVVKSAVKYTPSAFNSQGARVVVLFGDNHNELWDITKETLKEIVPEEEFAATEEKIASFRNGYGTVLFFIDDDVVKQLQKEYTLYKDNFPVWAQQSNGMLQYVVWTSLELEGLGASLQHYNPLIDDRVKSKWNLPDNWRLIAQMPFGKILATPEDKQFQPVEERVKIFN; this is encoded by the coding sequence ATGAGAAAAGATTTCTATCTGGCAGTGCAGAATAGACGTAGTTATTATGGTATTGGGAAGGAAAAAGTTGTTTCAGAGAAAAAAATTGAAGAAGTAGTAAAAAGTGCAGTAAAATATACACCTTCAGCCTTTAATTCTCAGGGAGCAAGAGTAGTTGTTTTATTTGGAGATAATCATAATGAACTTTGGGATATAACAAAAGAAACATTAAAAGAGATTGTCCCAGAAGAAGAATTTGCTGCTACGGAGGAGAAAATTGCTTCCTTTCGTAATGGATATGGAACAGTTTTGTTTTTTATTGATGATGATGTTGTAAAACAATTACAAAAAGAATATACTCTTTATAAAGATAATTTTCCGGTTTGGGCTCAGCAGTCAAATGGAATGCTGCAGTATGTTGTGTGGACTTCTTTAGAATTAGAGGGACTGGGGGCATCATTACAGCATTATAATCCACTGATAGATGATAGAGTAAAATCTAAGTGGAATTTACCGGATAACTGGCGGTTGATTGCTCAGATGCCTTTTGGTAAGATACTAGCCACCCCAGAGGATAAACAATTTCAACCTGTTGAAGAACGTGTTAAAATATTTAACTAG
- a CDS encoding SatD family protein, giving the protein MIVLLDQQVVIIGDLVDSRKLENRREVQEKLNFVLDEVNSKYREVIRVPFKVTLGDEFVGVLESYEQMLDLLQYMDVKFNGIELRYGLGAGLFDNYKGQGYKNALEAINTAKKNKFKVHLLMDNNRDTALLIINLLLHLYFSILAKYNGRQKYIIYQLARGKTQEEIAAVLDTSQSSISQSLKKINWALLLKTNEIFYNLQQYIKICSDICKGTYIALIAAWPTKANDERVVRNLLNSINQEYSDIIRSKLILTSLSSEDDDFYEFQGLFYNEQDKFNRILSLIVDIYIELQGLYSGLGIGDIATKIRNEALGMDGTAFYRAREVLASCFSQKMQLGIKFSNNFIDDLYAHVLSLFIEIIKSWSPKQSLAVRYKQKGLTQNQIKEKMNLSRSTVVEHLQRAGWYEYEFIFNSICNLFILDKNTTI; this is encoded by the coding sequence ATGATTGTTTTGCTGGACCAGCAGGTAGTTATTATAGGAGACTTAGTTGATTCCAGGAAATTGGAGAATCGAAGAGAGGTACAGGAAAAATTAAATTTCGTGTTAGATGAGGTTAATAGTAAATACAGGGAAGTAATTAGAGTTCCTTTTAAAGTTACTCTGGGTGATGAATTTGTGGGTGTTTTAGAGTCCTATGAGCAGATGCTGGATTTATTACAATATATGGATGTTAAATTCAATGGCATTGAGCTTAGATATGGTCTTGGGGCTGGTCTGTTTGATAATTACAAGGGTCAGGGATATAAAAATGCTCTTGAGGCAATCAATACTGCTAAAAAAAATAAATTCAAAGTGCATTTGTTGATGGATAATAACAGAGATACGGCTCTACTTATAATAAATCTGCTTTTACATCTATATTTTAGTATATTAGCTAAGTATAATGGGAGGCAAAAATATATAATTTATCAGTTAGCCAGGGGGAAAACACAGGAAGAGATTGCTGCTGTACTGGATACATCACAGTCAAGTATAAGTCAGTCTTTAAAAAAGATAAACTGGGCCTTACTGCTTAAAACTAATGAAATATTTTATAATCTGCAGCAGTATATAAAAATCTGCAGTGATATCTGTAAAGGCACTTATATAGCTTTGATAGCTGCCTGGCCTACAAAAGCTAATGATGAAAGAGTTGTTCGGAATTTATTAAACTCTATTAACCAGGAATATAGTGATATTATAAGGTCAAAACTTATCCTTACTTCCCTGTCTTCAGAGGATGATGATTTTTATGAATTTCAGGGTCTTTTTTATAATGAACAAGATAAATTTAACAGAATTTTATCTTTAATAGTAGATATATATATTGAACTACAGGGGCTTTATTCTGGCCTGGGGATTGGCGATATTGCAACCAAAATTAGGAATGAAGCGCTTGGTATGGATGGGACTGCTTTTTATAGAGCCAGGGAAGTACTTGCTAGTTGTTTTTCACAAAAAATGCAGTTAGGTATTAAATTTTCAAATAATTTTATAGATGATTTATATGCACATGTATTATCTCTATTTATTGAGATTATTAAATCCTGGAGTCCCAAACAGAGTTTGGCTGTGAGATACAAACAGAAGGGGTTAACCCAAAATCAGATCAAAGAAAAGATGAATCTATCCCGGTCAACAGTAGTTGAGCACTTACAAAGGGCAGGTTGGTATGAATATGAATTTATTTTTAATAGTATTTGCAATTTATTCATATTAGATAAAAACACGACAATATAA
- a CDS encoding DUF3307 domain-containing protein, producing MTYSLLILAHVLADFSFQTEKLSKNKQLSFLALMKHLLIVFLTSLILTFYYFSEQLLFVILTITLFHGIIDYCKIYLTWKLAERKAKTGNYKLEIFIVDQILHILVILLTVPLFTLQGNLYLALMYNDLKDIFQWLGVFNTSRVFFITIAASVVIFNFKGSTIITRAVLEKYKSDINNKAGKGKAIGNLERLLIILFVILENYSLIGLLFTAKSLIRFKEIEEKKVGEGFVEYYLLGSITSIFLAVLTGSIINIFKYLW from the coding sequence ATGACTTATTCTTTACTTATTTTAGCTCATGTACTAGCTGATTTTTCCTTTCAGACAGAGAAACTAAGTAAAAATAAACAGCTGTCTTTTTTGGCTCTAATGAAGCATTTGTTGATTGTTTTCTTGACTTCACTGATCTTGACTTTTTATTATTTCAGTGAGCAGTTATTGTTTGTTATTTTAACAATTACATTATTTCATGGTATAATTGATTATTGTAAAATATATTTAACCTGGAAACTAGCAGAAAGAAAAGCAAAAACAGGGAATTATAAATTGGAAATATTTATAGTTGATCAGATATTACATATACTTGTTATTTTATTAACTGTGCCCTTATTTACTTTGCAGGGGAATTTATATCTTGCTTTAATGTATAATGATCTTAAGGATATATTTCAATGGTTAGGGGTGTTTAATACTTCCAGGGTATTTTTCATTACGATTGCCGCCTCAGTTGTTATTTTTAATTTTAAGGGGAGTACTATTATTACCAGGGCTGTTCTGGAAAAGTATAAGAGTGATATTAATAATAAAGCTGGTAAGGGCAAGGCGATCGGGAATTTAGAGAGGCTATTAATTATTTTATTTGTTATCTTAGAAAACTATTCATTGATAGGGCTTTTATTTACTGCCAAGTCTTTAATTAGGTTTAAAGAGATAGAAGAAAAAAAGGTGGGAGAAGGGTTTGTTGAATATTATTTATTAGGTTCAATTACAAGTATTTTCCTGGCAGTTCTAACTGGGAGTATAATTAATATATTTAAGTATTTATGGTAA